Genomic window (Pristis pectinata isolate sPriPec2 chromosome 38, sPriPec2.1.pri, whole genome shotgun sequence):
GGGTCAGGTCTGTGATTCTGCTCCCAGTGATCACTCCTCGCCGAAACCCAACTTATCTAGTTGTCCAATGACTAAACCCAGACATATCCCAAACAAAACTAAACCTTGAATTCCAGTaatgaaggccattcagcctacctgACACATTCTACTCTTCACTAAGACTCTAGCCAATCTGTGGCATAAAACAGTCATCCCTTAATATCTTTTGCTATCAAATATTCTAGATTTAAAATTATCGCTTGACATGCTACCATTATCATTTGTAAAGTGTGGTTGCTTAGCGGTTGTGTTCCTAGCCTTGTAATCTGGAAACCTGGACTAATAACTTAGAAACAACCTGGGTTACTTAATAGCAGCTGGGGACTTTAAATTTAGCAATCTGAAACTAAAAGACGGATCAGTAATGGTGATTGTTAAGCTAAGGGCTTTGTTTTTCAAATCAAAGCAGTTGGTTCTTTAAATGGTTGGCACACTCTatgggcctgtctccatgctaaTACCGTTCCATACCAGCCTCACTAACGTCCTATACAGTTGTAGTAGACGTTGGTGAGGCAGCCttcggaatattgtgttccattttggtcgccctgctgtaggaaagatgccattaagctggaaagagtgcagaggagatttgcgaggatgttgccaggacttgagggaaagaggttgggcaggctgggactcttttcattggagcgtaggagaatgagggatgactttatagaggtgtataaagtcattaggggcatagatagggtcaatgcgcattgtctttttcccagggttgggaaatcaagaactggggagcataggtttaaggtgagaggggagagatttaataggaacctgaggggcaactttttcacccagggggtggtccgtatatggaatgagctgccagaggaagtggttgagacaggtgcaTTAATGACACTGAAAAGGTATTtgtacaggtacgtggataggaaaggtttagagggatatgggccaaacatgggaaaatgggaccagcttagatgggaatcttggtcagcacggaccagttgcctgtttccgtgctgtgcatCTCTATGACTGTGGATCTTAAGGGAATGAATAGAGTGATGTGTGTTGTTTCTTCAGCTGTGTGACGTACTTTAGCAGTTTGGTGCTTGCTTGGTACTGCTCCTGTAATGGTGCAGACACTCGCAGCAGGGCCCACAGCCTCCTGCTTCTGAGGATGCGACAGACCGCGGCCAACAGCTCAGGGTAAGGGGGACACAGGTTGGGTGGGGGGCTGGCGACGGTAAGTATTGTATGGCTCCAGGAGCTTCCCCAGCCAGCAAGGATGTGTGAGGCTGTGTTCCGTGCTGACGTTTCAGGCTGTTTGCGTCCAAGAAACGGCACTGAGAGGACCTCCTTAACATGCCGGTCAGCCCGGGCGTTGGAACTGTTCCTGGACTCGCTGCTGACCAAGGCTTGTCACGTGACCCAGTCGCGGAACGCCAAGACGATGACCACATCGCACCTGTAAGTAGATGGCCCACGCATTTCGCATTCAGTCTGgctccccacaacccctccctaTCCACGCGCCCTCCCTTGGGACTTCCTGATCGGAGCGTTGGGGCTGGATtgcaaccagaacttgaggagcagccccttcaagcACTCAAAcgggggctgcaacctctcacagtGCATCCGTACCCGGAACACAGATAGTAATGGGAGTCCCTGAACCAACTTAAAACCTGTAGCACTATTTCCGGCCTggaagtgtttgatgggacacTGTAGAGGGAGCTTTCCTCTTTGCACCTGACCCATACTGTCCCTGTTCCGAGTGTGCGATGGGACACTGAAGAGGGAGCTTTACTCGGTGTCCAACCCACACAGTCTGTCCCCGTAACCGAAAGTCGAGTGACTCTATGGAGCGAACAGGGATCATTGTGTCCCATGAAGCTTACCGTGGGAtgcaagggaggggaggagaggggtagaCGGGGCCGGGTAGCAAAGTGGGGACGATTGAGCACAGTTTTTGCAAACGTACCTAGGGTATGGTGGTTTTGTTACTGGGCTGGTATTTCCTCCTTTGGGGACAGAGGGTTCGAATCACGCCACGGTCGATGGGGAACTTAAGTTCAGTTAATTGAATAAAGACCTACCATGTAAGGAAGGAAATTGGCCTCCTTTAGCTGGTCAGGCCCcggtgggggggtgcagggggggtGCCTCCAGAGCTGGAGCACCGTGATTGGCTGCTATGACAGGCCCatcaatgctggcctcaccaGTGGCACCCACCTCCCACGCAGACAAGGTCTCCACCCGTCGGAGACTGGGGAAGGGTGGTGACGGCGAGGTACGTGACGGCGCCAGGGGTTCCTCCGGGCAGCAGGGATGTGCGAGGCGAGTTCCCCGCTGACATTATGGGCTGTTTGTGTCCAGGAAGCAGTGCATCGAGCTGGAGCAGCAGTTCGACTTCCTCAAGGACCTGGTGGCTGCCGTGCCGGACATGCAGGGAGAGAATGAAGACATCCACATGGAAGGGGACAAGGCACCTCGCCGGTGAGTCCCAGGCCTCACCAAACGCCGAGGGGGTGGAGATGAAAAGGCTTTGCCCCACGGCAGAGGTGTGCGTCGACTTAGGATGAAAGGTTGGAAGGGATCTGGGGAAGGatctttggaatctggaacgggggctgcctgagggggtggtgcagCCAGAGACTCACCCTTGGCCCCCACCTGTAAGTAGATGGCCCACTTGTATTCCCATTCAGCctgaccgccccccccccccaccccaccccccagccccaccagctgcccctccccatccatgCGCCTTCCCTTGGGACTTCCTGATCAGGAGCGTTGGGGCTGGAGTacaaccagaacttgaggagcagccccttcaaacACGCAAAcgggggctgcaacctctcacagtGCATCCGTACCCGGAACACGGACAGTAATGGGAGTCCCTGAACCAACTTAAAACCTGTAGCACTATTTCCGGCCTGGAAGTgtttgatgggaaagtggagagggagctttcctctctgtgtctgacctgtgttacgtaccagcaacaacagaaacacaccgagtcatgtacaagtgttagaaactattttattaataactactcgtaataataagaaaaacaaaaacgttagatgttaaacattaaccccaaatctaataaactcaaagtgtgtgtgcgtgtggggcaaattcccaaaccccaagtctaggaatagttctcaaagttccgttcagcaagtcataaggtgaaacgtgagcaaaggcttttgcaaaaccaccgttgactgaagagagaatgtagagagactttacgaaatccacacgttccacgatggaacccatataacacctcaatctccgatgatctccactgctttgttccgaagtatctgccaccctgaaggcattcgatacgtggccgcccacagaaatacctgtttcccactacagattaacgacaaagtggactccacttgtttactccaaaaatccatacgtggattgtagtgacagacacagctattgttcttcatccattgatacggagaccagcagtcagtgtctgcCTGTCTCTCCCCTCTGAGCAAAATAGCCAGCACATTGTTATTAGTCTTgaagacaccacacacacaccactactctactgtccaggtgccttaaagggacattcaccaaatagcaacctgactcgtaatACCTGTACTGTCCCtgtctgggagtgtgtgatgggacatcaAAGAGAGAGCTTTACTCGTTATCCAGCCCGCGCTGTCTGTCCCTGTAACTGAAAGTCGAGTGACTTGATGGAGGGAAATAGGTCGTGTCCCATGAGGCTTACTGTGGGAtgcgagggaggggaggggaggggaagggctgggcagcaaggggtggggggtgtagggCATTCCCATTGCGCCCCTTTGGGATGTCATGTCCCATTGCTCCCCGAGGCCCCTGAAGCACATTAGCAGTGTGATGGAGGCCAGATATTTGTACGGCTAGATACCATGAGAGGCATCCTGGCTGCTGTTTTTGTGACGCTGAATCAGGGGCCTGGGGGCACTGAGTGAGCTCAGCGAAGCTGCCCCATGTTGGCACAGGACCCAGGCGGTGGGGCGCCCCAGGGTCTGCGGAGCAGGGCATTGAAGGGGTTGGGAACTAActgcagggaggaggaggtggggtgcAGCGGGATCACAGCCGAGCACATCTCCCTACCGTTTcaggggaaggaaaccagggtcGGGCCGCAGGAACACCAACGGAGGGGCTGGAGCGAAAGGCAAGGACAAGAAGCAATCCAGCACGGAATCAGAACAGGAGGTGAGTATCCATCCATGGCGTCCCGTGACCTGGTCCGGTCTGATCCACCCAGCTCCAGTCCGGTCTATTCCGCTTCAGTCTCCTCCCCCTGGACACTGTCCGAAGATTGACATGGGACACTGAGGGCTTTGTCCAGCTCAGCTTCGATGTCCTCCTTGGCCAATAGTGTGGCCGTGATGCCTTGCACAGGCGAATAGCATGCCTCCAGAGACCCTTCTGGAAGAATAGTGGAGGCAGACAGCGTGGTCACTTGTACCCCTCTTGGGGGAATAGCATGGCCACCGTCCCCTCATCCCGCCCCTCAGACCTGATGCCCCACGCGCATGTATAGCACCACTGCGGTgtcctagatcaactggggaagttgGCCAAGGAACGGCAGGTGAATtgaacacaggcaagtgggaagtgaggcattttggaaagttaaaccaaggcaggacttgctCAGTAAACagcagggccatggggagtgttgtagaacagagacctcgGGCTACAGGagcacagttccctgaaaatggtgacacagggtggtgaagaaggtgtttggcacactcgccttcatcggtcagggcactgagtacaggagttgggatggtaTGAGTCGTTGGGGTATTGTGCaaggttctggtcacccagctacaggaagggtgtcagTAAGCTGCGGAGGGTACAAAAAAAATTCacggggatgttactgggactggagggctcgagtgatgagagactggacaggctgggatgttttccctggagcgtaggaggctgaggggtggccttatagaggtttataaaatcaggaggtggggggggggggggtcaataaGCTGGATGGTCACTGTCATTTTCCCTctggggaggggagtctaaagctagatgtgaaaggggacctgaggggcaagtttttcacacgcagggcggtgggtgtgtggaacgagctgcctgagggagtgggagaggtgggtacaataacaggtacattggacaggaaaggtttaaagggatatgggccaaatgcaggcaaatgagactagctcaggtggagatcttggttggcatggactggttgggccgaagggcctgtttccgtgctggatgactctgtgactcccctcctccccccatcatCCCACCGTATTGTAGAGCACAGCTACAGTGACCCAGATAATGTGGTTGTGATGCCCACCGTGGGTGGGCAGCAACGCAGAGCGATGTTCCCCGCTGGTTTGTAGTGTGAGGCTCTGATGCCCTATCGACCAAGTATCACGAACCGTGACGCCCCACCCAGTGGAATTGCCGAGCCGGCGCTGACCAACCGGCCAGGGAGAAACGAAGCCGGATCTCACCCCCAGTCCTGCTTCCGCCAACAGGACGAATCTGAGGACAGCGAGACGGACGAGGAGGAGGCCTCCCGCTCCAGCGTAGACAAAGCCGGGGACCAGATCCGGAGGTTAGTGGCCGCTTGTGACCTCTGGCTGGGACCCCATCCCCAACACTCGGTGCGGTAGCTACCCTCTGACAGACCAGGCAAGTCTCAGGCTCTGTCTGGGGCCTGTGCCTCCTCAGCTGATTCACCCAGTTTCTTACTTTGGAGGGGGTGGTGCATACCCTTGTTTAATGACGTATTGTGCTGACACAAGGCCTTCAGGGTCCAGGAGTCACCAGTGGCTTGCTCTCGCCCGGACACGTGGATCAGAGGCCTCTCTTCTGAATACTTATCCCTaaactcaaagcagctgcacaggttgactctgaggttaagaaggcatacagtgtattgtccttcatcaatcgtggaattgaatttaggagccgagaggtattgttgcagctatataggaccctggtcagaccccacttggaggactgtgctcagttctggtcacctcactacaggaaggatgtggaagccatagagagggtgcagaggagatttacaaggatgttgcctggattggggagcatgccttatgagaacaggttgagggaactcggccttttctccttggagcgacggaggatgaggggggacctgatagaggtgtataagatgatgagaggcattgatcgtgtggatagtcagaggcttttccccagggctgaaatggtggccacaagaggacacaggtttaaggtgctggggagtaggtacagaggagatgtcaggggtaagttttgttactcagagagtggtgagtgtgtggaatgggctgccggcaacggtggtggaggcggatacgacagggtcttttaagagacttttggataggtacatggagcttagaaaaatagagggctatgggtaagcctagtaacttctaaggtagggacgtgttcggcacagctttgtgggccgaagggcctgaattgtgctgtaggttttctatgtttctaaggtgAAGTAGCAAGCCAGATTACTCTGAAATGATGGCAATCTTCTGTGTGCAATTGGCTTCAGTGCTTCAGAAAGGTGCTGATGCTAAGTATGTCAAGGCAGTGGAGAAGATGCAAAGTTTAAACCAGAACAGAGGAGAGTGCACGTCCTCCAGAGCAACATGGTGGACCTGAGACAGGGCTTTAACACCACAAAAGGTTAGGGGTAAGGGGTATGAGATTtagagggggatcttcttcacccggagagtggtgagtccctggaacacactgcctgagagagtggcagAAGCAGAGTCTCTGGCAGCAATTAAGAAGTGTCAAGACTGAGCATTTGATTCACCTGGTCGTAGAAGGCTACAGGCTGGAGGATGGGATTGGTACGGAGAGGTGCCCACTGTACGGTCTAGACGTGAcgagctgaatggtctgttcaGTACTACGTGGCTCGAGATGTAGAGAAGAGTTGCCACCTGTGCTAAGCCTTGAACTAAAAGCCGTAACTATGTTTGTCTTATTAAGTTTGACCTTTCCCAGACGGTGATTGAAAAGCAGAACTCGTAGATTCATCCAGctcgaaaacaggcccttcagccctctgagtctgtgctgaccatttacaataatcccatcTTATTCCCGCCacgttcccatcagctctccccggatcctacccctcacccacacactaggggacaattaacccaccaaccccgcacgtcattgggatgtgggagggaaccggagcacggtgggggtgtgggggagaaacccacgcggtcacagggagaactccctcGCTCCCCCCTcggtgccggaggtcgggatcgaacccggctcTCTGccgccgtgaggcagcagctctacccgctgcactaCAGAGCACTCGTGGGGAACGGCGAGGAGGTGGCGGGGTGGGAAGGATTGTGGTGCAGAAATGCCAGCATGCCCTGCGAGCGGTGCACACACAACATCTGCGTTAAGAATGCTGctaatctgatgctctgtgcctgtggtgctgctgcaggtcagtttttcactgcaccagtGCACACACGGACGTGCATCTGATGATAAATTTTCCTCTGAAGGCTCCCCGAGGTCTTTAACCTGCCTTTTCTTTGTCTCCACCAGCCCCGAAACTGTCTTCGGCAGCCCCCCGTCAATGCTGCCCATCCCCACGTTTGCACAAGCAACGAACACCCTGTCGATGCCTGCTCCTGTCCTGACCGCCTGCAGTCAAGATGGCGAGGATGAGGATTATGACTCTTAGCTCTGGGTTGTGTTGTCTTTTACTGAGTGGGTAACCAGGATTTTATTCCCAGCGTGAGCGTGTGTGTAACGTGTGCGTATGTCCAACCCCCGCCCCGTCCCTTCAAGAGATTAT
Coding sequences:
- the drap1 gene encoding dr1-associated corepressor — protein: MPSKKKKYNARFPPARIKKIMQTDEEIGKVAAAVPVIISRALELFLDSLLTKACHVTQSRNAKTMTTSHLKQCIELEQQFDFLKDLVAAVPDMQGENEDIHMEGDKAPRRGRKPGSGRRNTNGGAGAKGKDKKQSSTESEQEDESEDSETDEEEASRSSVDKAGDQIRSPETVFGSPPSMLPIPTFAQATNTLSMPAPVLTACSQDGEDEDYDS